In Alkalihalobacillus sp. TS-13, the following are encoded in one genomic region:
- a CDS encoding DUF951 domain-containing protein — MSQTKEFDLNDIVEMKKPHPCGENHWKVIRLGADIRIKCMGCEHSVLLPRREFVRKLKKVITTDKE, encoded by the coding sequence ATGAGTCAGACAAAAGAGTTTGATCTTAATGATATAGTCGAAATGAAAAAACCTCATCCTTGTGGGGAAAATCACTGGAAAGTAATCCGGTTAGGTGCTGACATACGAATCAAGTGTATGGGATGCGAGCATAGTGTCTTACTTCCGAGAAGAGAATTCGTTCGAAAGTTGAAGAAAGTGATCACTACGGATAAAGAGTAA
- the yyaC gene encoding spore protease YyaC, whose protein sequence is MNLKRRLLSKKPFQYKIHHEDQDAIQEVTRNLVKLLPPSRPIVIVCIGTDRSTGDSLGPLVGTKLKAKHSAHYEVYGTLEEPVHAVNLEERLEEIKGKHLNPFIIGIDACLGKLSSVGMVSLGEGPVKPGAAVKKQLPPVGDIHLTGIVNVSGFMEYFVLQNTRLNLVMKMADLIAEGIYLASVRNSFQKRATAEATYTNDLAELQ, encoded by the coding sequence ATGAATCTAAAACGGAGATTACTTTCAAAAAAACCGTTTCAATATAAAATTCATCATGAAGACCAGGATGCGATTCAAGAAGTCACCCGTAATCTAGTCAAGCTTCTTCCACCATCAAGACCGATCGTCATCGTTTGTATCGGAACCGATCGTTCAACTGGAGACTCATTAGGACCACTAGTCGGTACGAAATTGAAAGCAAAGCACTCGGCTCATTATGAAGTGTATGGGACCCTCGAAGAGCCAGTTCATGCAGTAAACCTTGAGGAACGTTTGGAAGAAATCAAAGGCAAACACCTCAATCCGTTCATCATCGGAATCGATGCATGTCTCGGGAAATTGAGCAGTGTCGGAATGGTCTCTTTAGGAGAAGGTCCAGTGAAACCTGGAGCGGCTGTAAAGAAGCAACTGCCTCCCGTCGGGGACATCCATCTTACCGGGATTGTCAATGTCAGTGGATTTATGGAATATTTTGTTCTCCAAAATACGCGCTTAAATTTAGTGATGAAAATGGCTGATTTGATTGCGGAGGGCATCTATTTGGCCAGTGTACGAAACAGCTTCCAAAAACGCGCTACTGCTGAAGCGACTTATACGAATGACCTAGCCGAATTACAATGA
- a CDS encoding DUF554 domain-containing protein, translated as MVLLGTIVNGLAIVVGTALGLIFTKIPESTKTTVLQAMGLAVVLLGLKMGFESNHILLVIISLAIGGVIGESLRLDDHLNRLGSWIERKAGAKKEGSVAKAFVTATLVFVIGALSVVGALDSGLRLDHEVLYTKSLIDAFISMIFTTTMGFGVIFSAIPVVLYQGSIALLATQIQNLFNPQQLQTLITELTATGGILICAIGLNLLKVLHVKVLNLLPSLLVAAVLVYLLQYKQAFLNVFSFII; from the coding sequence ATGGTTTTACTTGGAACAATTGTAAATGGGTTGGCAATTGTAGTTGGAACCGCACTTGGGCTCATTTTCACCAAAATTCCAGAAAGCACGAAAACAACTGTCTTACAGGCAATGGGCCTTGCAGTTGTTCTTTTAGGGTTGAAAATGGGTTTCGAGAGCAATCATATTCTTCTTGTCATCATCAGTCTTGCGATTGGGGGAGTCATTGGTGAAAGTTTACGCTTGGATGATCATTTGAACCGTTTAGGCTCATGGATCGAAAGAAAAGCTGGAGCAAAGAAAGAAGGTAGCGTTGCAAAAGCATTCGTAACAGCGACATTGGTCTTCGTCATTGGTGCACTTTCAGTCGTCGGGGCATTAGATAGCGGTCTCCGGCTTGATCATGAAGTTTTATATACGAAATCGTTGATTGATGCGTTTATTTCGATGATATTCACGACCACGATGGGTTTCGGTGTCATTTTTTCTGCAATCCCTGTCGTTTTATATCAAGGATCAATCGCTTTACTTGCAACACAAATCCAGAACTTATTTAATCCTCAGCAACTTCAAACATTAATTACGGAATTGACCGCGACTGGGGGAATACTTATTTGTGCCATCGGGCTTAATTTGTTGAAGGTACTCCATGTAAAGGTATTAAACCTTTTGCCAAGCTTGCTGGTCGCAGCAGTTCTTGTCTATCTCCTTCAATATAAACAAGCTTTCTTGAATGTATTTTCTTTTATTATATAA
- the ychF gene encoding redox-regulated ATPase YchF: MALTTGIVGLPNVGKSTLFNAITQAGAESANYPFCTIDPNVGIVDVPDHRLQKLTELVNPKKTVPTHFEFTDIAGIVKGASKGEGLGNQFLSHIRQVDAISHVVRCFEDDNITHVSGKVDPIDDIETINLELIFADMETVEKRIARVEKLARQKDKEASYEFEVLSKLKTAFEEEKSARSVELTKEEKKLVHGLHLLTMKPVLYVANVGEDDLLEGGNELVERVRDYAANENAEVIVISAKVESEIAELDGEEKEAFLEELGIEESGLDQLIRAAYNLLGLATYFTAGEQEVRAWTFRQGTKAPQAAGIIHTDFERGFIRAEVVSYDALVEAGSMAVARENGKVRLEGKDYVVLDGDVIHFRFNV, from the coding sequence ATGGCTTTAACAACTGGAATCGTGGGATTGCCTAACGTAGGAAAATCTACTTTATTTAATGCGATCACACAGGCTGGAGCGGAAAGTGCGAATTATCCGTTTTGTACAATCGATCCAAATGTAGGGATTGTAGATGTACCAGATCATCGTTTGCAGAAACTAACTGAACTGGTGAATCCGAAAAAAACAGTGCCTACACATTTTGAATTCACTGATATTGCCGGGATTGTAAAAGGTGCAAGTAAAGGAGAAGGGCTTGGGAACCAATTCTTATCCCACATTCGTCAGGTCGATGCAATTTCCCATGTCGTCCGTTGTTTTGAGGATGATAACATCACTCACGTATCAGGGAAAGTCGATCCGATCGATGATATTGAAACAATTAATCTCGAACTGATCTTTGCTGATATGGAAACGGTTGAAAAGAGAATCGCAAGGGTTGAAAAACTGGCACGTCAAAAAGATAAAGAAGCCTCTTATGAATTCGAAGTCTTATCAAAATTGAAGACCGCTTTTGAAGAGGAGAAATCAGCACGAAGTGTAGAATTGACGAAAGAAGAAAAGAAACTTGTACATGGTCTTCATCTTCTTACTATGAAACCTGTCCTTTATGTAGCGAATGTTGGAGAAGACGACTTGCTCGAAGGCGGTAATGAGCTTGTTGAACGGGTTAGGGATTATGCAGCTAACGAAAATGCAGAAGTGATCGTCATCAGTGCGAAAGTTGAATCAGAGATTGCCGAACTAGATGGGGAAGAAAAGGAAGCATTTTTAGAGGAGCTTGGAATTGAAGAGAGCGGATTGGACCAATTGATCCGGGCAGCTTACAATCTACTCGGTCTAGCTACGTATTTCACTGCTGGTGAACAGGAAGTAAGAGCTTGGACGTTTAGACAGGGAACGAAAGCACCTCAAGCTGCAGGCATCATCCATACCGATTTCGAACGTGGATTCATCCGTGCGGAAGTCGTTTCTTATGATGCATTGGTAGAAGCAGGTTCAATGGCAGTCGCTCGTGAGAATGGAAAAGTCCGTCTAGAAGGAAAAGACTATGTTGTTTTGGATGGAGATGTCATCCACTTCCGATTCAATGTTTGA
- a CDS encoding ParB/RepB/Spo0J family partition protein → MARGLGKGFNALFPANELETEHEIQEIKLSEIRPNPYQPRKTFDQKAIDELKESIEMHGILQPIVVRKSIKGYEIVVGERRYRAAKESGLESIPVIIKDLNEQKMMELALIENLQREDLNPIEEGQAYASLMQELELTQEQLAHRLGKSRPHIANHLRLLQLPSLVQQLLSEKKLSMGHGRALLAVKNKSKISPLVQRIVKENLSVRQVEMLVQKMNENVSRETKKRKPEKNVFVKEKEETLRERFGTSVSIKQTKQKGKIEIDFFSKDDLNRILEMLEGKM, encoded by the coding sequence ATGGCTAGAGGATTAGGGAAAGGATTCAATGCGTTATTTCCAGCTAACGAGTTAGAGACGGAACATGAGATTCAAGAAATCAAATTAAGTGAAATACGTCCAAATCCTTATCAACCCAGGAAAACGTTTGATCAAAAAGCCATCGATGAATTAAAAGAATCTATTGAAATGCACGGTATTCTCCAGCCTATTGTCGTCCGTAAAAGCATCAAGGGTTATGAAATCGTTGTCGGAGAGCGCAGGTACCGTGCAGCAAAGGAATCAGGACTTGAAAGTATACCTGTCATCATCAAAGATCTGAATGAACAGAAGATGATGGAACTCGCTCTGATAGAGAATTTGCAGAGGGAAGATTTGAATCCGATCGAAGAAGGACAAGCTTATGCAAGCTTGATGCAAGAACTAGAACTGACCCAGGAGCAGTTAGCACATCGTCTAGGAAAAAGTCGTCCTCATATCGCCAATCATTTAAGGTTGTTGCAATTGCCTTCGCTGGTTCAACAATTGTTATCCGAAAAAAAATTATCGATGGGGCATGGAAGGGCGCTACTTGCAGTCAAGAACAAAAGCAAAATTAGTCCGCTTGTGCAACGGATTGTAAAGGAAAATCTAAGTGTACGTCAGGTAGAAATGCTCGTACAAAAAATGAATGAAAATGTTTCACGTGAAACAAAGAAACGAAAACCTGAAAAAAATGTGTTTGTAAAAGAAAAGGAAGAAACACTCCGTGAACGGTTCGGTACTTCTGTTTCTATTAAACAGACGAAACAAAAGGGAAAAATTGAAATTGATTTTTTCTCAAAAGATGACCTCAACCGTATATTAGAAATGCTAGAAGGAAAAATGTAG
- the dnaB gene encoding replicative DNA helicase yields MSDLFSDRIPPHNIEAEQAVLGAVFLEPEALTTATELLMPEDFYRAGHQRIFSVMVDLSEKGEPIDLVTVTSELQDRKLLEEVGGVSYLSDLANSVPTAANIEYYGQIVEEKSLLRRLIRAATDIAANGYSREDEVEQILNEAEKNILAVAQRKNTGVFKSIKDVLVQAYDNIEMLQNKKGDITGIPTGFVELDRITAGFQRNDLIIVAARPSVGKTAFALNIAQNVATKTDENIAIFSLEMGAEQLVMRMLCAEGNIDAQRLRTGDLQPEDWQKLTMAMGSLSNAGIYIDDTPGVRVSDIRAKCRRLKQEKGLGMILIDYMQLILGSGKSGENRQQEVSEISRSLKGLARELEVPVISLSQLSRGVESRQDKRPMMSDIRESGSIEQDADIIAFLYRDDYYDKESENKDIIEIIIAKQRNGPVGTVELAFVKEYNKFVNLERRFDESEMPPGA; encoded by the coding sequence ATGAGTGATCTTTTCTCAGATCGGATCCCTCCTCATAATATTGAAGCAGAACAGGCAGTCCTTGGGGCTGTCTTTCTAGAACCTGAAGCGTTGACGACTGCAACAGAGCTCCTGATGCCTGAGGATTTTTATCGGGCAGGTCATCAACGAATTTTCTCTGTGATGGTCGATTTATCAGAAAAAGGGGAACCTATTGATCTAGTAACAGTCACATCGGAACTACAGGATCGTAAGCTTCTGGAGGAAGTAGGCGGGGTATCGTATTTAAGCGATCTTGCCAATTCAGTACCAACAGCAGCGAATATTGAATATTACGGGCAAATCGTCGAAGAGAAATCTTTGCTTAGACGATTGATCCGTGCAGCAACAGACATTGCTGCAAACGGCTATTCCCGTGAAGATGAAGTCGAACAGATTTTAAATGAAGCAGAAAAGAATATACTTGCAGTTGCACAACGGAAAAACACTGGTGTATTCAAATCGATAAAAGATGTTCTCGTCCAAGCCTACGATAATATCGAAATGCTCCAAAATAAAAAAGGGGATATTACAGGGATCCCTACAGGATTCGTCGAGCTTGATCGGATCACGGCTGGCTTCCAACGAAATGATTTGATCATCGTTGCAGCACGTCCATCCGTTGGTAAAACGGCTTTTGCGTTGAATATCGCACAAAACGTTGCAACGAAGACGGATGAGAATATAGCAATTTTCAGTTTGGAGATGGGAGCCGAACAGCTTGTCATGCGTATGCTGTGTGCAGAAGGCAACATCGATGCACAGCGTCTCCGTACAGGGGATCTGCAGCCTGAAGACTGGCAAAAGCTCACGATGGCGATGGGAAGCCTCTCAAATGCCGGTATCTATATCGATGATACACCTGGTGTACGTGTTAGTGATATCCGGGCGAAATGCCGTCGTTTAAAGCAAGAAAAAGGCCTTGGCATGATTCTTATCGATTACATGCAATTGATCCTTGGAAGTGGAAAGTCTGGAGAAAACCGACAGCAGGAAGTATCGGAAATTTCACGTTCACTGAAAGGGTTGGCGCGTGAACTTGAAGTACCGGTCATCTCTCTATCCCAGCTGTCGCGTGGAGTGGAATCTCGACAGGATAAAAGACCGATGATGTCTGATATACGTGAATCGGGAAGTATCGAGCAGGATGCTGATATCATTGCTTTCCTTTATCGTGATGATTATTATGATAAGGAAAGTGAAAACAAAGATATCATTGAGATCATCATCGCAAAGCAACGTAATGGGCCAGTCGGAACAGTGGAACTTGCTTTCGTAAAAGAATACAATAAATTCGTCAATTTGGAACGGCGTTTCGATGAGAGTGAAATGCCGCCTGGGGCATAA
- the rpsR gene encoding 30S ribosomal protein S18, giving the protein MPRPGRRKRKKVCFFTVNQITYIDYKDVDLLKRFVSERGKILPRRVTGTSAKYQRQLTRAIKRARQMALLPYSAE; this is encoded by the coding sequence ATGCCTCGTCCAGGACGTAGAAAGCGTAAAAAGGTTTGCTTTTTCACAGTGAACCAAATCACTTACATCGACTATAAGGATGTTGATCTTCTTAAGCGTTTCGTTTCCGAGCGTGGAAAAATTCTTCCACGTCGTGTAACTGGAACTTCTGCGAAGTACCAACGTCAATTGACAAGAGCAATCAAGCGTGCCCGTCAAATGGCATTGCTTCCTTACTCAGCTGAGTAG
- a CDS encoding peptidase E yields MKRIEKMDTHIIAMGGGGFSMEPDNLLIDEYILAQTGKDRPKICFLPTASGDADGYIERFMRSFETLSCIPTYLSLYKPPRSLESFVMEQDIIYVGGGNTKNLLALWKEWGLDAILYRAWKKGIVLAGLSAGSICWFEEGLTDSFPDKISPITCLGFLRGSHCPHYDGEEARRPAFHHYLKAGTLKEGIAADDGVALHYINGKLENIISSRINTSAYSLILKDGQVREERLNPQFLG; encoded by the coding sequence ATGAAAAGGATTGAAAAGATGGATACACACATCATTGCCATGGGTGGGGGCGGGTTTTCGATGGAGCCTGATAATCTGCTCATCGACGAATACATTTTGGCTCAGACAGGAAAGGATCGTCCGAAAATCTGTTTTCTCCCGACAGCAAGTGGAGATGCGGATGGTTATATCGAAAGATTTATGCGTTCATTTGAAACCTTATCCTGTATTCCGACGTATCTATCACTTTATAAGCCTCCACGTTCTCTGGAATCATTCGTGATGGAACAAGATATCATTTATGTAGGCGGAGGCAATACGAAGAATTTGCTCGCACTTTGGAAAGAATGGGGACTGGATGCTATCTTGTATCGGGCTTGGAAAAAAGGAATCGTATTAGCGGGACTTAGTGCCGGATCCATCTGTTGGTTTGAAGAAGGATTAACCGATTCATTCCCAGATAAAATTTCACCGATTACATGCTTGGGATTCCTGAGGGGGAGTCATTGTCCGCATTATGATGGAGAGGAAGCACGTCGGCCGGCATTCCATCACTATCTAAAGGCTGGAACCTTAAAGGAAGGAATAGCAGCAGATGATGGGGTTGCTCTTCATTATATAAATGGAAAACTTGAGAATATCATTTCCTCAAGGATAAATACATCTGCTTATAGCTTAATTTTAAAGGATGGGCAAGTGCGAGAAGAAAGGTTAAATCCACAGTTTCTAGGCTAG
- the rpsF gene encoding 30S ribosomal protein S6, translating into MRRYEIMYILRPNLEEDAKKAVSEKAQNILTDNGAEIEKVDDMGKRRLAYEINDFRDGFYTVMYVNAETEAINEFDRLMKIDDSVLRFMTIVNEQQ; encoded by the coding sequence ATGCGTAGATATGAAATCATGTACATTCTGCGCCCGAATCTAGAAGAGGATGCTAAGAAAGCTGTAAGTGAAAAGGCTCAAAATATCCTCACTGATAACGGTGCTGAAATCGAAAAAGTTGATGACATGGGTAAGCGTCGTCTTGCTTATGAAATCAATGATTTCCGTGATGGCTTCTATACAGTTATGTATGTAAATGCAGAAACTGAAGCTATTAACGAATTTGACCGTCTAATGAAGATCGATGATAGCGTTCTTCGTTTTATGACAATCGTAAACGAACAGCAGTAA
- the ssb gene encoding single-stranded DNA-binding protein, with translation MINRIILVGRLTKDPELRYTPNGVAVANFTLAVNRPFTNQQGDREADFINIVVWRRQAENAANFLKKGSLAGVDGRLQTRSYDNNEGRRVYVTEVMAESVQFLEPKGSGSGSGSSNQGGYRDQDNPFAGQGSQGGGYGNSGNQNFGGGNQNRKNDSNDDPFANDGKPIDISDDDLPF, from the coding sequence TTGATCAACCGCATTATTCTTGTCGGCCGGCTAACGAAAGATCCGGAGCTGCGTTACACACCGAATGGCGTGGCCGTAGCAAACTTTACACTGGCGGTTAACCGTCCTTTCACGAACCAACAAGGGGACCGTGAAGCGGATTTCATTAATATCGTCGTATGGCGCAGACAAGCGGAAAACGCAGCTAATTTCTTGAAAAAAGGAAGCTTAGCTGGTGTAGATGGCCGTTTGCAAACACGTTCTTACGATAATAATGAAGGTCGTCGAGTGTACGTAACCGAAGTAATGGCAGAAAGTGTTCAATTCCTTGAGCCTAAAGGGTCAGGATCTGGATCAGGTTCATCTAATCAGGGTGGGTATCGTGATCAGGATAATCCTTTCGCTGGACAAGGAAGCCAAGGAGGAGGCTACGGAAATTCTGGTAATCAGAATTTCGGCGGTGGCAATCAGAACCGTAAAAACGACTCTAATGATGATCCTTTCGCAAATGATGGTAAACCAATCGACATCTCAGATGACGATTTACCGTTCTGA
- a CDS encoding DHH family phosphoesterase — MPKFFEKRWQELHILLLLVILAMFIGIITYYNWIMGIVAFVILGVTVYFALIKEIEFRSNIEDYITTLSHRVKKVGEEALMEMPIGIILYDEQYKIEWTNPYLTTIIEQESFIGNSLNLISEELVPFIKGEEKEEIIKVNKRKYRVYLKREERLLYFTDVTEQVEVERLYDEEQTVIGLIFLDNYDEVTQGMNDQVRSNINSKVTSILNQWATDYGIFLKGTSSERFIAVLNQRILAELEKTKFALLDEVRDLTSKQNIPLTLSIGLGSGSAMLPELGQLAQSSLDLALGRGGDQVAIKQTNGKVRFYGGKTNPMEKRTRVRARVISHALTELVLDSDQVIVMGHKNPDMDALGASIGILKVATINEKPCSVVLDQNDVDIGIQRLLEEIKEKEELWEHFVTPEEALEQATPNTLLVVVDTHKPSLVIEEKLVNKLEKVIVIDHHRRGEDFIDDPVLVYMEPYASSTAELVTELLEYQPKLRKMEILEATALLAGIIVDTKSFTLRTGSRTFDAASYLRSHGADTILVQKFLKEDIERYVKRSKLIENSHIYKGGIAIAKGQEDEEYGQVLIAQAADTLLSMSGVLASFVISRRIDDKISISARSLGDVNVQMIMENLDGGGHLTNAAAQLEDATIDEAERQLKEIIDQYFEGGEEE; from the coding sequence ATGCCGAAGTTTTTTGAAAAGAGATGGCAGGAATTACATATACTTTTATTACTTGTAATTTTAGCTATGTTCATAGGGATCATCACCTATTATAATTGGATAATGGGTATCGTCGCTTTTGTCATACTAGGAGTGACGGTTTATTTTGCGTTGATAAAGGAAATTGAATTCCGCTCGAATATAGAAGATTATATTACTACACTTTCGCATCGGGTGAAAAAAGTTGGGGAAGAAGCCCTGATGGAAATGCCGATCGGGATCATCCTTTATGACGAACAGTATAAAATCGAATGGACAAATCCTTATTTGACGACGATCATTGAACAGGAGTCCTTTATTGGAAATTCGCTTAATCTGATTTCTGAAGAGCTTGTACCCTTCATCAAGGGGGAAGAAAAAGAAGAAATCATTAAGGTGAATAAGCGGAAATACCGTGTTTATCTGAAGAGGGAAGAGCGGCTGTTGTACTTCACGGACGTCACAGAACAAGTGGAAGTGGAAAGGCTTTATGATGAAGAACAAACCGTCATCGGTCTCATCTTTTTAGATAATTATGATGAAGTGACCCAGGGAATGAACGATCAGGTTCGCAGCAACATCAACAGTAAAGTAACCTCAATTTTGAATCAATGGGCGACAGATTACGGTATTTTCCTGAAAGGGACCTCTTCCGAACGATTTATAGCTGTATTGAATCAACGGATATTAGCTGAACTTGAAAAAACAAAATTCGCTTTATTGGATGAAGTGAGAGACCTTACTTCGAAACAGAATATCCCATTGACCTTGAGTATCGGTCTCGGCAGCGGTTCGGCTATGTTACCTGAACTTGGACAGCTCGCACAATCCAGTTTGGATCTTGCTTTAGGACGCGGTGGTGACCAGGTTGCGATCAAGCAGACAAATGGAAAAGTGCGTTTCTATGGCGGGAAAACGAATCCAATGGAAAAACGCACCCGTGTACGTGCACGAGTGATCTCACACGCTCTCACAGAGCTTGTATTGGATAGCGATCAAGTCATAGTGATGGGTCATAAAAACCCGGATATGGACGCTCTGGGAGCCAGTATCGGGATATTGAAAGTAGCAACCATCAACGAAAAGCCATGCAGCGTCGTACTGGATCAGAATGATGTCGATATCGGCATTCAACGATTGCTGGAGGAAATTAAAGAAAAAGAAGAGCTTTGGGAACACTTTGTTACCCCTGAGGAAGCGCTGGAACAGGCTACGCCAAATACACTGCTTGTTGTTGTGGATACCCATAAGCCATCCCTCGTCATTGAAGAGAAACTCGTTAACAAGCTTGAGAAGGTGATCGTCATCGATCATCACCGACGCGGGGAAGATTTCATCGATGATCCGGTACTTGTGTACATGGAGCCCTATGCATCGTCTACGGCTGAGCTAGTCACCGAATTACTAGAATATCAACCAAAACTTAGAAAAATGGAAATCCTGGAGGCAACTGCTTTATTAGCTGGTATTATTGTAGATACGAAGAGTTTCACGTTACGGACGGGTTCCAGGACATTTGATGCGGCTTCTTACTTACGCTCTCATGGGGCGGATACGATTCTTGTACAAAAGTTCCTTAAAGAAGACATCGAGCGGTATGTGAAACGTTCCAAATTGATTGAGAACTCCCACATTTATAAAGGTGGAATTGCAATCGCGAAGGGCCAAGAAGATGAAGAATACGGCCAAGTCCTAATAGCCCAGGCTGCGGATACGCTGCTATCCATGTCTGGGGTATTGGCCTCGTTTGTAATATCAAGGCGTATCGATGATAAAATCAGTATCAGTGCACGTTCTCTCGGAGACGTCAATGTACAGATGATCATGGAAAATCTTGATGGCGGCGGTCATTTGACAAATGCTGCAGCACAATTGGAAGATGCCACGATTGATGAAGCGGAACGACAATTGAAAGAAATCATAGATCAATATTTTGAAGGGGGAGAAGAGGAATGA
- a CDS encoding YybS family protein, with amino-acid sequence MNRTRALTEGAILASLYAVLFLITLFIPVLSLFTIFLLSLPYAVYTVRHGLKKSLVFVLTTMVLTIILGTVTAINVPILFGSVGVVMGHLYRKKISAFGLLAGAALTYLANFILIYVVTILLLEINLIDTMKQSIEETIALTEKFSGVMGGDAEATIQQLRELVEIVPYLIPALFVILSVVFALASIFVTNLIMKRFKVEVPHWEPFRNWSFPKSIIWYYLATILLYMMNPEQGSALYIVTMNLYIVLELVLAIQGLTFIYFYFWVKKKGKTIPVLVTISLFIIPVGLHVVRILGIIDLGFDLRKRIKPEA; translated from the coding sequence GTGAATCGAACAAGAGCTTTAACAGAAGGGGCTATACTCGCTTCTCTATATGCTGTATTATTTCTAATAACACTTTTCATACCGGTATTATCCTTATTTACGATTTTTTTACTGTCATTGCCCTATGCGGTCTATACAGTGCGGCACGGGTTGAAGAAAAGTCTGGTTTTTGTGCTCACAACAATGGTACTGACTATCATTTTAGGTACTGTCACTGCGATCAATGTCCCGATTTTGTTTGGCTCAGTCGGAGTAGTCATGGGTCATCTTTACAGGAAGAAGATTTCCGCTTTCGGTCTTTTGGCAGGAGCGGCTTTGACCTACCTGGCGAATTTCATACTAATTTATGTCGTTACTATCCTTTTATTAGAGATCAACTTGATTGATACAATGAAACAATCGATTGAAGAGACGATTGCGCTCACAGAAAAATTCAGTGGTGTAATGGGGGGAGATGCTGAGGCGACCATTCAACAACTGAGGGAACTCGTAGAAATCGTTCCATACCTCATACCAGCATTGTTTGTCATCCTATCGGTGGTGTTTGCCTTAGCATCTATTTTTGTGACCAACCTGATAATGAAGAGGTTCAAAGTTGAAGTTCCGCATTGGGAGCCGTTCAGGAATTGGTCATTTCCAAAAAGCATCATTTGGTATTATCTTGCTACGATTTTGCTTTATATGATGAATCCAGAACAAGGATCCGCCCTTTATATCGTCACGATGAATTTATATATTGTTTTGGAACTCGTTCTCGCTATCCAAGGATTGACATTCATCTATTTCTATTTCTGGGTGAAGAAAAAAGGGAAAACGATACCGGTACTTGTTACCATAAGCCTTTTTATCATACCCGTGGGATTACATGTGGTACGAATCTTAGGTATAATTGACTTAGGGTTTGATTTAAGAAAACGGATAAAGCCTGAAGCGTAG
- the rplI gene encoding 50S ribosomal protein L9 — translation MKVIFIKDVKGKGKQGEVKNVSEGYARNYLFPNNLAKEANKGNLKTLEKKKESVKKQAEEEHHEAVKLKDELEKLTIELSTKAGEGGRLFGSVTSKQIAAELKKKNYKVDKRKIELSDPIRSLGYTNVPIKLHPEVTATLKVHVTEQK, via the coding sequence ATGAAGGTTATCTTTATTAAAGATGTAAAGGGTAAAGGAAAACAAGGTGAAGTGAAGAACGTTTCGGAAGGGTATGCACGTAACTACCTATTCCCGAACAACCTTGCGAAAGAAGCGAATAAAGGCAACCTGAAAACACTCGAGAAAAAGAAAGAAAGTGTAAAGAAACAAGCGGAAGAAGAACACCACGAAGCTGTTAAACTCAAGGATGAGTTGGAAAAGCTTACGATTGAACTCTCTACCAAAGCAGGCGAAGGCGGCCGCTTATTCGGCTCAGTCACAAGCAAGCAAATTGCAGCTGAGTTGAAAAAGAAGAACTATAAAGTTGATAAGCGGAAAATCGAACTTTCAGATCCAATCCGGTCGTTAGGATATACGAATGTACCTATCAAACTTCATCCAGAAGTGACAGCTACATTGAAAGTACATGTAACAGAACAGAAATAA